Proteins encoded in a region of the Bacillus sp. T3 genome:
- a CDS encoding metallophosphoesterase, with amino-acid sequence MIFIIILLLCGVFTLLYMLKEAFFNQVCYHNLSFSELPASFSEMKIFFISDIHRRKISKRIIKEVAGKAEMVIIGGDLAEKKVPLQRIKENLEELKKIGTVYFVWGNNDYEVDNDLLTNLFNDLGIHVLLNKVVHWESIEGDLFHLIGIDDYVEGNVQLEPVVKQTKKHGFRLLVSHNPEIIHDILPEHEIHLVLSGHTHGGQIRIFGFGPYEKGGIKKIGKTTVFVSNGYGTTAVPFRLGAKAETHLISIIARKT; translated from the coding sequence ATGATTTTCATAATTATATTACTGTTGTGTGGGGTTTTTACCCTTTTATATATGTTAAAAGAAGCATTCTTTAATCAGGTTTGTTATCACAACCTATCCTTTTCTGAACTGCCAGCAAGCTTTAGTGAGATGAAGATTTTTTTTATTTCTGATATTCATCGGCGAAAAATATCAAAAAGGATTATTAAGGAAGTAGCTGGAAAAGCAGAAATGGTCATTATTGGTGGAGATTTAGCTGAAAAAAAAGTCCCGTTACAAAGAATTAAAGAAAATCTTGAAGAATTAAAAAAAATCGGCACTGTATATTTTGTTTGGGGAAACAATGATTACGAGGTCGATAACGATCTTCTAACTAATCTTTTCAATGATTTAGGGATCCATGTGTTATTGAATAAAGTGGTGCATTGGGAGTCAATTGAAGGCGATTTATTTCATTTGATTGGTATCGATGATTATGTTGAAGGAAATGTACAATTAGAACCCGTTGTGAAACAAACGAAAAAACATGGTTTTCGGTTATTGGTCAGCCATAACCCGGAAATTATCCACGATATCCTACCTGAACATGAAATCCACCTAGTTTTATCTGGTCATACTCATGGTGGTCAAATTCGAATTTTCGGTTTTGGACCTTATGAAAAAGGAGGAATAAAGAAGATCGGCAAGACGACCGTTTTTGTCAGCAATGGCTATGGTACCACCGCAGTGCCATTTAGGCTTGGAGCAAAAGCTGAGACCCATTTGATTTCAATCATTGCAAGGAAAACTTAA
- a CDS encoding spore coat protein CotJB yields MKQLPPEYYQLLEQLQAVDFVLVELTLYLDTHPQDSEAINQFNHCAKERKRLKKLIESQYGPMQQYGNSYSGYPWNWNDPPWPWQV; encoded by the coding sequence ATGAAACAGCTACCACCAGAATATTATCAATTACTGGAACAGCTGCAGGCTGTCGATTTTGTCCTAGTAGAGCTAACTCTTTATTTAGATACACACCCACAGGACTCTGAAGCGATTAATCAATTTAACCACTGCGCAAAAGAGAGAAAAAGACTAAAAAAATTGATTGAAAGCCAATATGGTCCAATGCAGCAATATGGCAACAGCTACTCTGGCTATCCATGGAACTGGAACGACCCACCCTGGCCCTGGCAGGTTTAA
- a CDS encoding spore coat associated protein CotJA — protein sequence MSTPMKKWHPYASPFDPCPPIKVKTFSTPPNLYMGFQPLNLPQFSPHEALRAGTLWKPFYDPWYGPYERAKENKPQ from the coding sequence ATGTCAACACCTATGAAAAAATGGCACCCATATGCAAGCCCATTTGACCCTTGTCCTCCCATTAAAGTAAAAACTTTTTCTACTCCACCAAATCTGTATATGGGGTTCCAGCCACTAAATTTACCGCAATTTTCACCTCATGAAGCTTTGAGAGCAGGAACCTTGTGGAAGCCATTTTATGATCCTTGGTACGGTCCATATGAACGAGCAAAGGAGAATAAACCACAATGA
- a CDS encoding genetic competence negative regulator, whose translation MRLERLTYNKIKFFLTTDDLYDRGLSKEDIWIDSLKWNQLFHDMLEEANEEFGVEIQGTIAVEIFSLQAQGMVMILTLEESDQEEESLEDVFIEMQVTIEGCEEVLFEFSTIEEVIQLSKRFMTMDRSDGSLYSMNDKYYLHFEGIEAADKNKLISVLAEYGDPSLLSIHRLIEYGNLIIKQNAIETIVKYF comes from the coding sequence ATGCGCTTGGAAAGATTGACTTACAATAAAATCAAATTTTTTCTTACAACAGATGATTTGTATGATCGAGGCTTATCTAAGGAGGATATTTGGATTGACTCTTTAAAATGGAACCAGCTGTTCCATGATATGCTCGAGGAAGCCAATGAGGAGTTCGGAGTGGAGATACAAGGAACAATAGCAGTTGAAATCTTCTCTCTTCAAGCTCAAGGAATGGTTATGATTTTAACGCTCGAGGAATCAGACCAAGAAGAGGAATCGCTTGAGGATGTTTTCATTGAAATGCAAGTAACAATAGAAGGCTGTGAAGAAGTTTTATTTGAGTTTAGTACGATTGAAGAAGTAATCCAATTGTCAAAGCGTTTTATGACTATGGATCGAAGTGATGGAAGTCTCTATTCAATGAATGATAAATATTACCTCCATTTCGAAGGTATTGAAGCAGCAGATAAGAATAAATTAATCTCTGTATTGGCGGAGTATGGGGACCCTTCTCTCCTCAGTATTCACCGATTAATCGAATACGGAAATTTGATTATTAAACAAAATGCAATTGAAACGATTGTGAAATATTTTTAA
- a CDS encoding manganese catalase family protein, with product MWIYEKKLQYPVRVSTCNPKLAKFLVEQYGGADGELAAALRYLNQRYTIPDKVIGLLTDIGTEEFAHLEMIATMIYKLTKDATPAQMIAAGLDAHYANHDSALFYHNAGGVPWTATYIQAKGDPIADLYEDIAAEEKARATYQWIINMSDDPDLNDGLRFLREREIIHSQRFREAVEILKEEQGKKQFF from the coding sequence ATGTGGATATATGAAAAAAAACTGCAATATCCAGTAAGGGTTAGTACTTGTAATCCAAAGCTAGCAAAGTTTCTGGTGGAACAGTATGGCGGTGCAGATGGTGAATTAGCTGCGGCTCTTCGCTACTTAAACCAACGGTATACCATACCGGATAAAGTTATTGGTTTATTAACTGATATCGGTACTGAAGAGTTTGCCCATTTAGAAATGATCGCGACGATGATATACAAACTTACGAAAGATGCTACTCCTGCTCAGATGATTGCGGCAGGTCTCGATGCTCATTATGCTAATCATGACAGTGCCTTATTTTACCACAATGCTGGTGGAGTTCCGTGGACAGCAACGTATATCCAAGCAAAAGGTGATCCGATTGCAGATTTATACGAAGATATCGCGGCCGAGGAAAAAGCTAGAGCTACCTATCAGTGGATCATAAATATGAGTGACGATCCTGACCTGAATGATGGTTTGAGATTTCTGAGAGAGAGAGAAATCATTCACTCCCAAAGATTTAGAGAAGCCGTTGAAATCCTAAAGGAAGAACAAGGAAAAAAACAGTTTTTTTAA
- a CDS encoding helix-turn-helix domain-containing protein — translation MFVTYLETVILYCLNQIDNERSISSVFHLLNGKKSSQTIQDAHFFKLEHLFQTFPFLGRDDFKSKILLCSQMDWVSETSDQHYHVTTEGKAVLAKEMVEKPLPAFLNGWKYHSLTSVFWERLSLLVQVCSNLIHHHTEYFPIQRKSDVQIWVKLFLQQKTKDRQALASELYNEIISCLDSEPTLDPSILVIRFTGHKRFGLTGVQAAHELNYEPSYYHLQFLNIIHYMIDEIHQRPTKYPLLKSIMSDLSQPSSFTISTSKTYHFIKQGFNLNEIANIRKLKRSTVEDHLVEIALMDKTFDISNLVPMEKQKMIMDAAEQSPSKQLKLIREWTDGASYFEIRLVLAKYGDSKWN, via the coding sequence ATGTTTGTGACTTATCTCGAAACCGTCATTCTCTATTGTTTAAATCAAATTGATAATGAAAGAAGTATTTCTTCCGTTTTTCATCTTCTAAATGGAAAGAAATCCTCGCAAACCATTCAAGATGCTCATTTCTTTAAACTGGAACATCTTTTTCAAACATTCCCATTTTTAGGACGAGATGACTTTAAGAGTAAAATTTTATTATGCAGTCAAATGGATTGGGTGTCTGAAACATCCGACCAGCATTATCATGTAACAACTGAAGGAAAGGCTGTATTAGCCAAAGAAATGGTAGAAAAACCGCTCCCGGCTTTTTTGAATGGCTGGAAGTACCATTCGTTAACCTCTGTTTTTTGGGAAAGACTGTCCTTATTAGTTCAGGTATGCTCGAACCTAATCCATCATCATACAGAATATTTTCCTATTCAACGTAAGTCGGATGTACAGATTTGGGTAAAATTGTTCTTGCAGCAAAAGACGAAAGATCGACAAGCGTTAGCTTCCGAGCTTTACAATGAAATCATTTCCTGTTTGGATTCAGAGCCGACACTTGACCCTTCCATCCTAGTCATTCGGTTTACTGGGCACAAAAGATTTGGATTAACTGGCGTACAAGCGGCACATGAATTAAATTACGAGCCAAGTTATTATCATCTGCAATTTCTAAATATCATTCATTATATGATCGATGAGATTCACCAAAGACCTACAAAATATCCATTACTTAAATCGATCATGTCTGACTTAAGTCAGCCTTCGTCCTTTACGATTTCCACTAGTAAAACCTATCATTTTATAAAACAAGGATTTAACTTAAATGAAATCGCAAATATAAGGAAATTAAAAAGAAGTACAGTCGAGGATCACCTCGTCGAAATTGCATTAATGGATAAAACGTTCGATATCTCCAACTTGGTCCCAATGGAAAAACAAAAAATGATAATGGATGCAGCAGAACAGTCTCCTTCAAAGCAATTGAAGTTAATTCGCGAATGGACCGATGGAGCGAGTTACTTTGAAATTAGGCTTGTTTTAGCGAAATACGGTGATTCGAAATGGAATTGA
- a CDS encoding ATP-dependent DNA helicase RecQ, producing MELISTLKKHFQYEAFREGQEDVIRSVLDGNDTLAMLPTGTGKSLCYQLPGYFVQGKILIVSPLLSLMQDQVEQMKMKGEKRVIAINSFLTPAQKKAALSNLGHYKFIFISPEMLGLESILNTLKQHSISLFVIDEAHCISQWGYDFRPNYLKLGTIRKIIGNPVTLALTATATKEVRQDIKASLELNACNEIIYSVNRPNIAFKIERLSDHSEKGTRVAQLVQQLQGPGIIYFSSKRLAEATAEFLQTNGNLNVMAYHGGMEQEQRILIQQQFLNNQLDVICATSAFGMGVNKDNIRFIIHYHMPLQMESYLQEIGRAGRDGKKSIAILLYVAGDEGLAFNLAEAELPSKEQIEFFANMAKSSPIGSAANSRNELKQYAGFTDNQWRIITDFLEQSALKKVEEETSFTTLLAYVEERLAIKRGNILSMSQFIQSEECRRKMVLRYFEEPCDLIHMEYCCDCCGLDLSNFYKSVSSKNKTIDQVFDWKQYLSQILLK from the coding sequence ATGGAATTGATCTCGACATTAAAAAAACACTTTCAATATGAGGCCTTTAGGGAAGGACAAGAGGACGTTATTCGTTCCGTGCTCGATGGGAACGACACGTTAGCGATGCTGCCGACGGGTACTGGAAAATCCTTGTGTTACCAACTTCCAGGCTATTTCGTACAGGGCAAGATCCTCATTGTCTCTCCTTTATTATCACTAATGCAAGACCAAGTGGAACAAATGAAGATGAAAGGGGAAAAAAGGGTTATTGCCATTAATTCCTTTTTAACTCCAGCTCAAAAAAAAGCAGCCTTATCAAATCTAGGTCATTACAAATTTATTTTTATATCACCGGAAATGTTAGGGTTAGAATCAATTTTGAATACTTTAAAACAACACTCGATTTCATTATTTGTTATCGATGAAGCCCACTGTATCTCGCAATGGGGCTATGATTTTCGACCGAACTATTTAAAACTAGGCACTATTCGGAAAATAATTGGAAATCCAGTGACGCTAGCTCTAACAGCAACTGCAACAAAAGAGGTTAGACAGGATATTAAAGCTTCACTTGAACTGAATGCCTGTAATGAAATTATTTACTCAGTCAATCGCCCAAATATTGCATTTAAGATCGAACGGCTATCGGACCATTCTGAAAAAGGAACTCGAGTCGCACAGCTAGTGCAACAGTTACAGGGGCCAGGAATTATTTATTTCTCCAGTAAAAGGTTAGCAGAAGCTACTGCGGAGTTTTTACAAACCAACGGGAACTTAAATGTGATGGCTTATCATGGCGGAATGGAGCAGGAGCAACGAATCTTAATTCAACAACAGTTTCTTAATAATCAACTTGATGTTATTTGTGCAACTAGCGCATTTGGTATGGGGGTAAATAAAGACAACATTCGTTTTATTATTCACTATCATATGCCTTTACAAATGGAATCCTATTTACAGGAAATCGGCCGAGCTGGAAGAGATGGGAAGAAAAGCATTGCGATTCTCCTTTATGTAGCTGGAGATGAAGGGCTTGCTTTCAATTTGGCTGAAGCAGAGCTACCATCCAAAGAGCAAATTGAGTTTTTTGCTAATATGGCTAAATCTAGTCCAATCGGTAGTGCTGCAAATTCACGAAATGAGTTGAAACAATACGCGGGATTTACTGACAACCAATGGCGAATCATCACTGATTTTCTTGAGCAATCTGCCTTGAAAAAGGTCGAAGAGGAAACTTCTTTCACGACCTTACTAGCATACGTCGAGGAACGGCTCGCAATTAAACGTGGAAACATCCTGTCAATGTCCCAATTTATTCAGTCTGAAGAATGCCGAAGGAAAATGGTTCTTCGCTATTTCGAAGAACCATGCGATTTAATCCATATGGAGTATTGTTGTGATTGTTGTGGATTAGATTTATCCAACTTTTACAAATCCGTTTCATCAAAAAATAAAACAATAGACCAAGTATTTGATTGGAAACAATATTTGTCCCAAATTTTACTAAAATAA
- the serA gene encoding phosphoglycerate dehydrogenase, translating to MYQILVSDAINEVGLQPLLDMADANIIQKKATDPDVQLNQIDALLVRSATKVTEELMDKMPNLKIVGRAGVGVDNIDIQAATRRGIMVINAPDGNTISTAEHTFAMMASLMRKIPQAYESVKKLEWKRNDFVGTELYGKTLGIVGMGRIGSEIAKRARVFGMSVNVFDPFLTKERATQLGVASCTLEEVLESADIITVHTPLTPETKGLLNEKTLAKTKKGVYLLNCARGGIIDENALATYLGNGHVAGAALDVFVTEPPGEHPLFKFDNIIFTPHLGASTNEAQLNVAIQVAKEVRLFLEDKPVANAINLPSMSKDIFQKIQPFHHLCKQLGSTISQCVKEGVNEISVTYAGTVNDLEISYLTKAILSGFFTNRVDVAVNEINALLIAKERGITVGEKLGTNTFGYGNSVSVTVKGDNQDFIVRGTYIEHYGPRIVNLNGFNIDFLPEGNLLVIKHMDRPGVIGRVGKILGDHEVNIATMQVGRKEAGGEAVMVLSSDKPLTDDLINNLLNNGDIVNARRITL from the coding sequence ATGTACCAAATATTGGTTTCCGATGCTATTAACGAAGTTGGATTACAGCCCTTGTTAGACATGGCTGATGCAAATATTATCCAAAAAAAAGCTACAGATCCTGATGTCCAACTTAATCAAATTGATGCATTATTAGTTCGAAGTGCTACTAAAGTTACAGAAGAATTAATGGATAAAATGCCGAATTTAAAAATTGTTGGCCGCGCAGGTGTGGGAGTAGACAATATTGATATTCAAGCAGCTACTAGAAGAGGAATTATGGTCATCAACGCCCCTGATGGGAACACGATTTCAACTGCGGAGCATACGTTTGCAATGATGGCATCTTTAATGAGAAAAATTCCGCAAGCTTATGAATCCGTGAAAAAATTGGAATGGAAACGCAATGACTTTGTTGGTACCGAATTATATGGCAAAACATTAGGTATCGTTGGCATGGGAAGAATTGGTTCTGAAATAGCTAAACGAGCCAGAGTATTTGGAATGTCCGTAAACGTCTTTGATCCATTTCTAACTAAAGAACGTGCCACTCAGCTTGGGGTTGCATCCTGTACATTAGAAGAAGTATTAGAGAGCGCCGATATCATAACAGTACATACTCCACTTACCCCTGAAACGAAGGGACTACTCAACGAAAAGACATTAGCGAAAACAAAAAAGGGCGTTTATCTTCTGAATTGCGCACGTGGTGGTATTATCGATGAAAACGCATTGGCCACTTATCTCGGCAATGGTCATGTTGCAGGAGCCGCATTAGATGTATTTGTAACGGAGCCTCCTGGAGAGCATCCATTATTCAAATTTGATAATATTATTTTCACACCACATTTAGGTGCATCAACAAATGAAGCACAGCTCAATGTAGCAATTCAGGTCGCAAAAGAGGTTCGCTTATTTTTAGAGGATAAACCTGTTGCCAATGCTATTAATCTACCATCCATGTCAAAGGATATTTTCCAAAAAATACAACCATTCCACCATTTATGCAAGCAGTTAGGTTCTACCATTTCACAGTGTGTGAAAGAAGGTGTAAATGAAATCTCCGTTACCTATGCCGGAACGGTTAATGATTTAGAAATTTCCTATTTAACGAAAGCGATTCTTTCAGGCTTCTTTACAAATCGTGTCGACGTAGCCGTAAACGAAATCAACGCTCTTCTGATTGCCAAGGAGCGCGGAATAACAGTTGGAGAAAAACTAGGAACCAATACCTTTGGTTATGGTAATAGTGTGTCTGTAACGGTTAAAGGTGATAACCAAGACTTTATTGTAAGAGGAACTTACATTGAACATTACGGACCGAGAATCGTGAATTTAAATGGCTTTAATATTGACTTCCTACCTGAAGGAAATTTACTAGTTATTAAGCATATGGATCGTCCTGGAGTCATCGGTCGCGTAGGTAAGATTTTAGGCGACCATGAAGTGAACATCGCCACCATGCAGGTTGGTCGAAAAGAAGCTGGCGGAGAAGCTGTAATGGTATTATCGTCTGATAAACCGCTAACAGACGACCTAATAAATAATCTGTTGAACAATGGCGATATTGTCAACGCACGACGAATTACACTTTAA
- a CDS encoding YpbF family protein, translating to MNDSILQLDEKTDPATKQMLVNVVKRKKKYEQYKAKHLLVMSCTLFLTFCYLIYLYFSIVTPYSYSFAAMFSAYVNNSLNLYFLILTLGTYGLMNLLHGKREKAEKEFHALRCEIIDKSKDLWKKEESWSNRHLVFEMMKQNYDINLYHENK from the coding sequence GTGAATGATTCAATCCTGCAGCTTGATGAAAAAACAGATCCTGCAACAAAACAAATGTTAGTAAATGTAGTTAAACGAAAAAAGAAATATGAACAATATAAAGCGAAGCATCTTTTGGTTATGTCCTGTACATTATTTTTGACGTTTTGTTATTTAATCTATCTCTATTTTTCTATTGTAACTCCTTATTCATATTCTTTTGCTGCCATGTTCTCTGCTTATGTTAACAACAGCTTGAATTTATATTTCCTTATTCTCACCCTAGGAACATATGGGTTAATGAATCTCCTTCATGGAAAAAGGGAAAAGGCAGAAAAGGAGTTTCATGCTTTACGATGCGAAATCATCGATAAAAGTAAGGACCTGTGGAAAAAAGAAGAATCTTGGTCAAACCGCCATCTAGTCTTTGAGATGATGAAACAAAATTATGACATTAATTTATATCATGAAAATAAATAA
- a CDS encoding type II CAAX endopeptidase family protein yields the protein MKNRYTELIKDLSDKELLFHLYLTQLILLAISFVLGIILFDHRSTFFSLFNWKDDNILTIGGGVALIVVVIDTLLTKVLPERFYFDGGLNERIFQRRNVFHIAFIAGLVAISEEILFRGVIQTHVGLIISSILFAVIHYRYLFNWFLFINIILLSFLIGYVYELTDNLAVTIFMHFLIDFLLGLMIRLKHDKLERTGRDIHE from the coding sequence ATGAAAAATCGGTATACTGAATTGATAAAGGACTTATCAGATAAAGAGTTATTATTCCATTTATACTTAACACAATTGATTCTGCTGGCTATTTCTTTTGTGCTTGGAATCATTTTGTTTGATCATCGCTCGACCTTTTTTAGCTTATTTAACTGGAAAGACGATAACATTTTGACTATTGGGGGAGGAGTAGCCCTCATTGTTGTCGTGATTGATACGCTGTTAACGAAAGTACTGCCTGAACGGTTTTATTTTGACGGTGGTTTAAACGAACGAATTTTTCAGAGGAGAAATGTGTTTCACATTGCTTTCATTGCAGGTTTAGTAGCAATTAGTGAAGAAATCCTTTTTCGAGGAGTCATTCAAACACATGTTGGTTTGATCATTTCGAGCATCCTCTTTGCTGTGATTCATTATCGTTATTTGTTTAATTGGTTTTTATTTATCAATATTATTTTACTTAGTTTCTTAATTGGGTATGTTTATGAACTAACCGACAACTTAGCCGTAACGATTTTCATGCACTTCCTTATTGATTTTCTTTTAGGGCTAATGATTCGATTGAAACATGACAAATTAGAGAGAACAGGAAGAGATATTCATGAATAG
- a CDS encoding ferredoxin translates to MAKYTIVDKETCIACGACGAAAPDIYDYDDEGIAFVTLDDNQGIVEIPEVLIDDMMDAFEGCPTDSIKVADEAFDGDATKFE, encoded by the coding sequence ATGGCGAAATACACTATTGTTGACAAAGAAACTTGCATCGCTTGTGGTGCATGTGGAGCTGCAGCACCAGATATCTACGATTATGATGATGAAGGTATTGCATTCGTAACTCTTGACGATAACCAAGGTATCGTTGAAATTCCAGAAGTCCTAATTGATGACATGATGGATGCATTTGAAGGCTGTCCAACTGATTCTATTAAAGTTGCTGACGAAGCATTCGATGGAGACGCTACAAAGTTTGAATAA
- a CDS encoding Glu/Leu/Phe/Val dehydrogenase — protein sequence MVAEKGPESRETGEKHDVLKSTQTVIHNALEKLGYPNEVYELLKEPMRMMTVKIPIRMDDGSVKIFTGYRAQHNDSVGPTKGGIRFHPHVTEKEVKALSIWMSLKCGIVDLPYGGGKGGIVCDPRDMSFRELERLSRGYVRAISQIVGPTKDIPAPDVFTNSQIMAWMMDEYSRIDEFNSPGFITGKPLVLGGSHGRESATAKGVTICIREAAKKKGIELKGARVVVQGFGNAGSYLSKFMHDAGAKVIGISDAYGALHDPDGLDIDYLLDRRDSFGTVTKLFNNTITNKELLELDCDILVPAAIENQITDENADKIKASIVVEAANGPTTLEATQILSDRNILLVPDVLASAGGVTVSYFEWVQNNQGYYWTEEEVEEKLEKVMVKSFNNIYDTAKTRRVDMRLAAYMVGVRKMAEASRFQGWI from the coding sequence ATGGTAGCCGAGAAAGGTCCTGAAAGTAGAGAAACAGGAGAGAAACATGATGTACTTAAATCAACACAAACTGTCATTCATAACGCATTAGAAAAACTTGGTTATCCAAATGAAGTATATGAACTTTTGAAAGAGCCGATGAGAATGATGACGGTAAAAATACCGATTCGCATGGATGATGGCTCTGTAAAAATATTTACTGGATACCGTGCCCAGCATAATGACTCAGTCGGTCCTACAAAAGGGGGCATTCGGTTTCATCCACATGTCACAGAAAAAGAAGTGAAAGCACTTTCGATTTGGATGAGTTTAAAATGTGGTATTGTAGACCTTCCTTATGGTGGAGGGAAGGGTGGAATTGTTTGTGATCCCCGTGATATGTCTTTCCGTGAATTAGAGCGGTTGAGCAGAGGGTATGTCAGAGCAATTAGCCAAATTGTTGGTCCAACAAAAGATATCCCTGCACCAGATGTTTTTACCAATTCTCAAATCATGGCTTGGATGATGGATGAATACAGTCGGATAGATGAATTTAATTCTCCGGGGTTTATAACTGGAAAGCCGCTCGTATTAGGTGGGTCACATGGTAGGGAATCAGCCACTGCTAAAGGGGTGACGATTTGTATCCGAGAAGCGGCTAAAAAGAAAGGAATCGAACTAAAAGGAGCTCGAGTCGTTGTACAAGGCTTCGGAAATGCTGGGAGCTATTTATCAAAATTCATGCATGATGCTGGTGCAAAGGTCATCGGTATATCAGATGCCTATGGTGCTTTGCATGACCCAGATGGATTAGATATTGATTATTTACTAGACCGACGAGATAGCTTTGGTACAGTAACAAAATTATTTAACAATACAATTACCAATAAGGAATTATTGGAATTAGATTGCGATATTCTCGTTCCAGCGGCAATTGAAAATCAAATTACCGATGAGAATGCAGATAAAATAAAAGCAAGTATCGTTGTGGAAGCTGCAAATGGTCCTACAACCCTAGAAGCCACACAGATTTTGTCAGATCGAAACATTCTGCTAGTCCCGGATGTACTAGCCTCTGCAGGTGGAGTCACCGTTTCCTATTTTGAATGGGTCCAAAATAATCAAGGCTATTATTGGACGGAAGAGGAAGTGGAAGAAAAGCTTGAAAAGGTTATGGTTAAATCTTTTAATAATATTTATGATACAGCTAAAACGAGACGAGTTGATATGCGTTTAGCTGCCTATATGGTCGGAGTAAGAAAAATGGCCGAAGCAAGCAGATTCCAGGGATGGATTTAA
- a CDS encoding LysM peptidoglycan-binding domain-containing protein, with translation MNREDPYRQQTESTRRRIGRATISSSTNGEKSESTSLPPRSEVHHQKRTKNKTKSEKQSFPLIRLQVVFFILLPIIIFAIYTYRDNLFPNSTKTGMEEKSGYETISIEDSNAVDKKNSQKAESKESDENGQQTSAEDKSEAVSDPAADQTTSEPTTESSAGGVSGTATVSETPDTPVVSNAPANNTKDNSQEIKLHTVQKGETLYRIAMKYYQSKSGVDIIKKANNLKSDSISVGQTLKIPI, from the coding sequence ATGAATAGAGAAGATCCTTATCGTCAACAAACGGAGAGTACTAGAAGAAGAATAGGACGGGCTACAATTAGTAGTTCAACAAATGGGGAGAAATCTGAATCAACGAGCTTGCCACCTCGAAGTGAAGTGCACCATCAAAAGCGTACGAAAAACAAAACGAAAAGTGAGAAACAAAGCTTTCCGCTGATTCGTCTGCAGGTTGTCTTTTTTATCCTTTTGCCGATTATTATTTTTGCTATTTATACATACAGAGATAATCTTTTCCCGAATTCTACAAAGACAGGAATGGAAGAAAAGAGTGGGTATGAAACAATCTCCATTGAAGATTCGAATGCCGTAGACAAGAAAAATTCGCAAAAAGCTGAAAGTAAAGAGTCTGACGAAAATGGTCAACAGACTTCTGCAGAAGACAAGAGTGAAGCAGTTTCTGACCCAGCAGCAGATCAAACAACTTCAGAACCAACGACTGAATCATCAGCAGGAGGAGTAAGTGGAACAGCGACTGTTTCAGAAACTCCCGATACACCCGTAGTTTCGAATGCACCAGCTAATAATACGAAAGATAATTCACAGGAAATCAAGCTTCATACGGTCCAGAAGGGTGAGACACTGTATCGAATCGCGATGAAATATTATCAATCAAAGTCTGGTGTCGATATCATCAAAAAAGCAAATAACTTAAAGAGTGATAGCATCAGTGTGGGACAAACACTTAAAATCCCAATTTAA